Proteins found in one Ptychodera flava strain L36383 chromosome 16, AS_Pfla_20210202, whole genome shotgun sequence genomic segment:
- the LOC139114833 gene encoding uncharacterized protein isoform X1 — MTSVKLTWNEITECHEEQDELPVATDDTAEESYRTTTSDNEPYGIMTEITTEDTVGPINDDDNDDDDDDDGDDGTCDDDLSPPGTLTAPSTVNARTPDATQLSSVLPENKRQDTVSKTSKTVEYLQSILGNITEVEHFTKCRNKVDTCND; from the exons AATGCCATGAAGAACAGGATGAACTTCCTGTAGCAACAGATGACACAGCAGAAGAAAGTTACAGAACAACTACTAGTGACAATGAGCCGTATGGTATAATGACAGAG ATTACTACAGAAGATACTGTTGGACCaattaatgatgatgataatgatgatgatgatgatgatgatggtgatgatggtaCTTGTGATGATGACCTGTCACCTCCAGGCACATTAACAGCACCCAGCACTGTGAATGCAAGAACACCTGATGCAACACAGCTATCGTCAGTGTTACCTGAAAACAAAAGGCAAGATACAGTGAGCAAAACAAGCAAAACTGTTGAATATCTTCAGTCTATACTGGGAAACATCACAGAGGTTGAACACTTTACGAAGTGTAGAAACAAAGTTGATACTTGCAATGATTAA
- the LOC139114833 gene encoding uncharacterized protein isoform X2 yields MRTEPGTHECHEEQDELPVATDDTAEESYRTTTSDNEPYGIMTEITTEDTVGPINDDDNDDDDDDDGDDGTCDDDLSPPGTLTAPSTVNARTPDATQLSSVLPENKRQDTVSKTSKTVEYLQSILGNITEVEHFTKCRNKVDTCND; encoded by the exons AATGCCATGAAGAACAGGATGAACTTCCTGTAGCAACAGATGACACAGCAGAAGAAAGTTACAGAACAACTACTAGTGACAATGAGCCGTATGGTATAATGACAGAG ATTACTACAGAAGATACTGTTGGACCaattaatgatgatgataatgatgatgatgatgatgatgatggtgatgatggtaCTTGTGATGATGACCTGTCACCTCCAGGCACATTAACAGCACCCAGCACTGTGAATGCAAGAACACCTGATGCAACACAGCTATCGTCAGTGTTACCTGAAAACAAAAGGCAAGATACAGTGAGCAAAACAAGCAAAACTGTTGAATATCTTCAGTCTATACTGGGAAACATCACAGAGGTTGAACACTTTACGAAGTGTAGAAACAAAGTTGATACTTGCAATGATTAA